CGGGATTTGCAGAAGGGGTACTGCATAGTGTAGATGGTATATCCCAGGGCACTCAGAGAAGCTGGAATCCAGGAGATGGCCACCATAAGCCAGCAGATGCTTGGCCTCATGAATATCATGTAGTTCAATGGATGACAAATGGCCACATACCTGTCATAagccatgaaggccagaaggagGTCCTCTGCACTACCCAGTGCCAGTTCCAAGAACATCTGAAGGGCACAACCACCAAAGGTGATGGTGTTGTCTTTGAGCAGAAAGTCCATGACAGCTTTGGGACTGATAACTGAGGCGAGAAGAAGGTCCATGAGAGATAGCTGCTCAAGCAAGAGGTACATGGGAACATGGAGGTAAATATCCATTGTGATGACCAGGATCAGCATTCCATTGCTGATCAGTGCCAACATGTACAGGGCAGCAATTGTAGCACAGAGCAGTTCAGGAGAGCCACTGCCATCCAGAATCCCCACCAAGATGAAGCCACTTCCCAAGGTGGAGTTCCAGGGCTCCATTAGGTGTGTTCTCTTTAGTTGCCTAGAAACAGTTGATTCAGTTTAGTTTTGCTACTATGGACCTAGTTTTGTAAAACTGGAGGCCTCTGAGGGTATGCAATATAACCATCATAAgataatattttcttccttctaaatAGCTAAGCTTTCTTGGTTTCCAAATATCTAGTTTTTAATTGCATCTCGATAAAAGTTTGGTCTATGCATAGAAGAGGTATATAGTAATACCTAAATACCATGATATCCCTTTATAAAATACAGATCAGATCATTAAACTTGCAGAAATGTATTTTCCAGAAAGGTTAAATTATCTTTTGTGTTAAGTTTAAAGAAATATTCTGACATTCATGTCCTTTAGTATTATATTCGGCCTATGGTTTAAATACTCTAATTAGTTTTTTGAAGGTGTATTTAAGTATGTATTTCCAAGGTGGTTCAGAGGTGTGCTTTCTATAAATTATTTTCACAAGTTTTCCACATTACTTTTTTTTGTTATGTTCTTAGATGGGATATTTCTGTGTATCCAAGAGTCACAACATTTAATAGTGCTCTTATCTggatcttctgagtgctgggatttcaagcatGGATCAAACTGCTCATGTCTTCTACATTTCATAATCCAACATGATTATAGTGAATCTATTAAAAGAAGTCAAATCTGCTTACCTTAGTTATCTCTGTTCCTCAGCCCCACCTTCTTGACAGGTCTTGAGAGGAGTATTATGTGTCAGAAACTAGACTACAGTAATGAGAAAAAGTATTGCTTTTAGACTTAAACCTTTATGATCAATACaaacatatttgtttgttttgccatgtTAGTATTCAATGAGTACATGGAATTATACAGAATTACAACACATGGATCCTTTCACAGAAACAAGAGTCTTCTTGTTGGTGAAATGGTAAAAGTAACTATGAAACAGCTAGTTGTTGTATTTAGGCCCAATAATCTCAGCTCAATATTGCCTTTAGCCATGATACTTACTTTACCCTCTGTGAGTATGAACCACATTCAGTAGATAGAAGGGGTGCACAGATGGGGAAAAATCAAGCTTTTTCTGGAAAGCTGCTGTTGATGCATGTTTCCCAGACTCATAGAGAAGGTAACAAGGAGCAGGTGTCTGAGACTGACAGTTGTCACTGCTGTATATCATGTGTTGGAGTTGGTGAAGCCAACTCCAAGTGTAGAGTGAAATATGTGAAAATGAACTATTCTTTCAGAGTTCACGTAGCCACatcatggcatatatatatatatatgtatatctacacacacacacacacacacacatgtgtgagtCAATATGTATACTGACATCTCATTAGCTTCCATTGTCTTCACTAGTACCTTAAGAGGTAAAGTTATGAGAACATGGCATAAGTGTCAATTCATGAAGTCCTTTTAGGGCATTCAtagctttctaatatttattatcAGGAGCTATGTTGTCTATAGACTCTGGAGACAAGTATTGACAGTCCTATTAGGAAGTAAGTACACATATCTAGATT
This Mus musculus strain C57BL/6J chromosome 7, GRCm38.p6 C57BL/6J DNA region includes the following protein-coding sequences:
- the Olfr693 gene encoding olfactory receptor 693; translated protein: MEPWNSTLGSGFILVGILDGSGSPELLCATIAALYMLALISNGMLILVITMDIYLHVPMYLLLEQLSLMDLLLASVISPKAVMDFLLKDNTITFGGCALQMFLELALGSAEDLLLAFMAYDRYVAICHPLNYMIFMRPSICWLMVAISWIPASLSALGYTIYTMQYPFCKSREIRHLFCEIPPLLKLACADTSRYQLMVYLMGVTLLIPPLAAILASYSLILFTVLKMPSNEGRKKALVTCSSHLTVVGMYYGPLTVMYILPSSYHSSKQENILSFLYTIVTPALNPLIYSLRNKEVSGALKRVLGKRLLSTHPNF